From the Kineococcus rhizosphaerae genome, one window contains:
- a CDS encoding aerial mycelium formation protein, with the protein MTTHVRGVAIESGETVMDEQVSGYQAGGRRALDKVLAPDFLDGLRDMDLETLREHRTVAEQEEADLSYARRLIQGRLDLLGAEEERRAGADGATDVRHARSDAELVAKLTDVLADPRRTDHGMGRFTSVEPSRVGEHRRRAELAVADPHLSDLTAMDAAQLQAARDRLVGLEHELSADRHRVQEAMDACTDEITRRYRDGVVSVEDALRSAR; encoded by the coding sequence GTGACCACACACGTGCGGGGAGTCGCCATCGAGTCGGGGGAGACCGTCATGGACGAGCAGGTCAGCGGGTACCAGGCGGGCGGACGACGCGCCCTCGACAAGGTCCTCGCCCCCGACTTCCTCGACGGGTTGCGCGACATGGACCTGGAGACCCTGCGCGAGCACCGCACCGTCGCCGAGCAGGAGGAGGCGGACCTGTCCTACGCGCGCCGCCTCATCCAGGGCCGCCTCGACCTGCTGGGCGCCGAGGAGGAACGCCGCGCGGGCGCCGACGGCGCCACCGACGTCCGCCACGCCCGCAGCGACGCCGAGCTCGTCGCCAAGCTCACCGACGTCCTGGCCGACCCCCGACGCACCGACCACGGCATGGGGCGGTTCACCTCCGTCGAGCCCTCCCGCGTCGGCGAGCACCGCCGCCGGGCCGAGCTCGCCGTCGCCGACCCGCACCTGTCCGACCTGACGGCCATGGACGCCGCGCAGCTGCAGGCCGCGCGCGACCGGCTCGTCGGTCTCGAGCACGAGCTGTCCGCCGACCGGCACCGCGTCCAGGAGGCCATGGACGCGTGCACCGACGAGATCACCCGGCGGTACCGGGACGGGGTCGTCTCCGTCGAGGACGCGCTGCGCTCCGCGCGCTGA
- a CDS encoding YgfZ/GcvT domain-containing protein: MSASTVQHRSPLLDAPGAVAAEGPDAGVAWHYGDPHGEQRALVRGEAVVDLSHRGVLRLSGPDRLSWLHSITSQALTGLAPGTSTETLVLSPTGRVEHALHLVDDGEATWITVEPGAVDALRAWLERMKFMLRVEIADVGQEFAVLGEPSRSDVSSHGPVWVDPWPGATPANEGGSADTASYSAVSTLEHPGAERPWREVVVPRAGLVAAVDGRRLAGTWASEALRVEAWRPRLGLETDERSIPHELDWLRTAVHLHKGCYRGQETVAKVHNLGRPPRRLVQLHLDGSSHDLPAHGDDVVLADKVVGRVTTAARHHELGPVALAVVKRSLPVDAQLHVVAGSGTEGAEQRRIAAAQEVVVAP, from the coding sequence GTGAGCGCGTCGACCGTTCAGCACCGTTCCCCCCTGCTCGACGCCCCCGGGGCCGTCGCCGCCGAGGGCCCCGACGCCGGGGTCGCGTGGCACTACGGGGACCCGCACGGCGAGCAGCGCGCCCTGGTGCGCGGCGAGGCCGTGGTGGACCTGTCCCACCGCGGGGTCCTGCGCCTCAGCGGGCCCGACCGGCTCTCCTGGCTGCACAGCATCACCAGCCAGGCCCTCACGGGCCTGGCGCCGGGGACCTCCACCGAGACGCTGGTGCTCAGCCCGACCGGGCGCGTCGAGCACGCGCTGCACCTCGTCGACGACGGCGAGGCGACGTGGATCACCGTCGAGCCCGGCGCCGTCGACGCGCTGCGGGCCTGGCTGGAGCGCATGAAGTTCATGCTCCGCGTCGAGATCGCCGACGTGGGGCAGGAGTTCGCCGTCCTGGGGGAGCCGAGCCGCTCCGACGTCAGCTCGCACGGGCCGGTGTGGGTCGACCCCTGGCCCGGCGCGACCCCGGCGAACGAGGGCGGCTCGGCCGACACCGCGAGCTACAGCGCGGTGTCCACCCTCGAGCACCCCGGGGCCGAGCGTCCCTGGCGCGAGGTGGTCGTCCCGCGGGCCGGGCTCGTCGCCGCCGTCGACGGCCGCCGGCTGGCCGGCACCTGGGCGAGCGAGGCCCTGCGCGTGGAGGCCTGGCGCCCGCGGCTGGGGCTGGAGACCGACGAGCGGTCCATCCCGCACGAGCTCGACTGGCTGCGCACCGCCGTCCACCTGCACAAGGGCTGCTACCGGGGCCAGGAGACGGTCGCCAAGGTGCACAACCTCGGGCGCCCGCCGCGCCGGCTCGTGCAGCTGCACCTCGACGGGTCCTCGCACGACCTGCCCGCCCACGGCGACGACGTCGTCCTGGCGGACAAGGTGGTCGGCCGCGTGACGACGGCCGCGCGCCACCACGAGCTGGGGCCGGTCGCCCTGGCCGTCGTCAAGCGCTCCCTGCCCGTCGACGCGCAGCTGCACGTCGTGGCCGGATCGGGCACCGAGGGGGCCGAGCAGCGCCGGATCGCCGCGGCCCAGGAGGTCGTCGTCGCTCCGTGA